GCCGTCTCGCCGACAACATCTCGGACCTAAAGGCCCAGACCTCCGCGAACCAACGCggcatcctcctcctccggaAACTCTGCGCCGAGCAAGGCGAGGGGAGGCAGGGCGTCGCTGTGGTGCACAAGTACATGTCCGCCATCCAAGCCAACGCAGAAACCGCCGTCAGAACCTACTTCAAATCCCTGGCCGCCTCCCACCCAACCGGTCTCTCCGCGACAGACCACCTGGACGACGGCACACCCCTCCACGTGAACATCACAATCGCCCCCGAAACCGGCACCGCAACCTACGACTTCTCCCTCTCGGGCCCCCAAATCTGGGGAAACTACAACTGCCCCGTCTCCATCACCCACTCCGCCATAATCTACACCATCCGAAGCCTAGTCGGCCTCGACATTCCCCTAAACCAAGGCTGCCTGAACCCTGTAGACATCATCCTCCCACCGCAAGGCTCCGTCCTGAACCCCGGCCCCGGCGTCGCCATCTGCGGCAGCACACTCGCCTCGCAGCGCGTCATCGACGTCATCCTCCGCGCGTTCGGGACACACGGCGCGAGCCAGGGGTGCGCGAACAGTTTCGGCTGGGGCATGGGCGGGCGGGACCCGGAGACCGGAGTAGTCGTCAAGGGGTGGAATTACGGTGAGAGTATCGGCGGCGGGGTGGGTGCGGGGGCAGGGTACGACGGTGAGCACTCGACGCACGTGCATTCTACGAATACGCGGCAGACAGACGCGGAGGTCATTGAGAAGCGGACAGCTGTGCTTATCAAGTCCTACGGTATTCGCAGAGGTAGCGGTGGTGTTGGGAAGCATCGTGGAGGTGATGGAATCACCCGCGAAATCCAGGCGCGTATTCCGCTCAAGTTTAGTATTCTTTCGGATCGGAGGGTGTATAGACCCTGGGGTATGGCTGGCGGCGGGCCGGGACAAAAGGGGGAGAACTATGCGTTCTTGTTCAATGAGGAGGGAGGGATGGAGAAGATTAATCTTGGCGGGAAGGCGATTATCAACCTGAAGGAAGGCGAGTATATCCAGGTCAATACGCCTGGTGGCGGAGGGTATGGCGGCGAGGAGGTGGAGGATAGACATCGGGGGTATGTATGAGACGAACGCTGCATCACGATAGACAAAAGACATAGATCAGTAAAGCTTGCAGCAGTTTACCACCAACATGCAATTATGACTGGATGTGACTTGATAAAGCCTTGTCATTACATATAAACGGACCTAATCCAACATTACAACATCCAATGCGTATAGCACATCATGGTATCTTCATCCCTCGTCAACGTAAAATCCCCAGCAACTCCCGTGGATATCATGCAGGCATCGCCCCCAGTTTCGCTTCAGCACAACAATTTACGCGACCTCCTTCTCCAACTTGGTGTCGACCGTACCCGGGGCAGCAACGTCCGCAATGGTCTCGTCAGAGAACTTGAGATCCTCCTCGACGGTGACAGTGTCCTTGATCTTCAAGAAGATGATGGGCGCACCAATAACGAGGGCACCAGCAAGGCAACCCCAGGTAGCGCCGAAGATGGTGTTGTACTCGGTTTGGACACCATCGAGACGCCAGAAGACGGCAGCGCCGGCGGATTGAATACCTGTATCATGTCAGTATGAACGCGTCAAAACAGTGGAAGAACGCGTGACTTACCCTTGTAGAAACCAGCCAGGTTGGCAGCCTTGCGGGAAGAGTTGGAAAGGGCACCCATGTACCAGTAGATGCTCGTCTGCCAGCAGGCATCGAAGAATCCGTAAAACATGTACAAGAACATGGGGCCAATGTAGGCCTCGCCGCCGTCGGTCCAGTCAATGGTGGGGTAGTCCAAGTTGCCCTCAATCTCGCCGCGAGGAGCTTGCTTCTTCTGCCATGCGTAACCACCGCCCCAGATGGCCATGGTCAAGACGAAAAGCGTAATGTAGGAGGCCTTTGCGCGCACACTACGGCGGACCTTGGGGAAGTCGAGGGCGTAACCAAAGATGAGAGCACCGATAATCTGGGAAGACCAGTACAACAGGTTGTTGAGCGAGCGGGTGCGGGTGTTGAAGTGAGGGGCGTTCATGTCGTTGGTTTGGTAGGTGTAGAAGACGTTGGAGGTGAAGAACATGGGGAACAGAAGGATGATCCACGGGTCTTGGGCCAGAGTCTCCCACAAACCCTTGAACTCAGACTGCCAAGAAGGGTTCTTCATAACAATGACCTTAGAGCCGTCCTCACGAATGATCTTGGGCACATCGCACATGAAGAGAGCAA
The window above is part of the Colletotrichum lupini chromosome 9, complete sequence genome. Proteins encoded here:
- a CDS encoding major facilitator superfamily transporter, translated to MSSVDEKHAPEPAAAADVEPATAAPTTTAVDGPVPRPAGFMYRGFRIAGKELWYASPRIQLFMVSFVCFLCPGMFNALGGLGGGGQVSTKASNDANTALYSTFAVAAFFAGTFANRLGLRLTLSLGGLGYCIYAASFLSYSHNQNEGFVIFAGAFLGVCAGLLWTGQGAIMMSYPSEKEKGRYISWFWMIFNLGAVIGALIPLGQNINTTSRSTVTDGTYAAFIVLMLLGAILALFMCDVPKIIREDGSKVIVMKNPSWQSEFKGLWETLAQDPWIILLFPMFFTSNVFYTYQTNDMNAPHFNTRTRSLNNLLYWSSQIIGALIFGYALDFPKVRRSVRAKASYITLFVLTMAIWGGGYAWQKKQAPRGEIEGNLDYPTIDWTDGGEAYIGPMFLYMFYGFFDACWQTSIYWYMGALSNSSRKAANLAGFYKGIQSAGAAVFWRLDGVQTEYNTIFGATWGCLAGALVIGAPIIFLKIKDTVTVEEDLKFSDETIADVAAPGTVDTKLEKEVA